A single Paenibacillus kribbensis DNA region contains:
- a CDS encoding nitroreductase family protein yields the protein MSNTNTTVKTNDFKEIALGRRSVKVYDPSVKISREEMTEILTEATRAPSSINLQPWRFLVIDSPEGKATLAPLASFNQRQVETSSAVIAVFGDLNNFDYFEQIFGEAVELGYMPKDVKEMQQEKVAAHFAALDPVVNKETVLIDGGLVSMQLMLVARAHGYDTNPIGGYDKARIAEAFGLDKERYVPVMLISMGKGVNDGHPSTRLPIDQIAQWK from the coding sequence ATGAGCAATACGAACACAACTGTAAAAACGAATGATTTTAAAGAGATTGCACTCGGACGTCGTTCGGTGAAAGTATACGATCCGTCCGTGAAGATCAGCCGCGAGGAAATGACTGAGATTTTGACGGAAGCTACACGCGCCCCATCTTCCATTAACCTGCAGCCATGGCGCTTCCTCGTGATTGATAGTCCGGAGGGCAAAGCAACCCTGGCACCACTGGCAAGTTTTAACCAACGTCAAGTGGAGACCTCATCGGCAGTGATCGCAGTGTTCGGAGATTTGAACAACTTTGATTATTTTGAGCAAATTTTCGGAGAAGCTGTAGAATTGGGTTATATGCCAAAGGATGTAAAGGAAATGCAGCAGGAGAAAGTAGCGGCCCATTTTGCAGCGCTTGATCCGGTTGTGAACAAAGAAACGGTGCTGATCGACGGTGGTCTGGTATCTATGCAGCTCATGCTGGTAGCGCGCGCTCACGGCTACGACACCAACCCTATCGGTGGTTATGACAAGGCTAGAATTGCTGAAGCCTTTGGTCTGGATAAAGAGCGTTATGTACCTGTAATGCTCATTTCCATGGGTAAAGGGGTTAACGACGGTCATCCGTCAACACGCTTGCCCATTGATCAAATTGCACAGTGGAAATAA
- the thrC gene encoding threonine synthase, with amino-acid sequence MRYISTRGQVEAKGFIDTVLMGLADDGGLMVPEQIPVVPAATLEQWATLSYRELLLKVFALYINDEIPREDLEQLVERSYASFRHPEVTPVKKINESLSILELFHGPTFAFKDVALQFMGEFYSYVSKKQNEIIHILGATSGDTGAAAIQGVRGKEGIKICILHPHQKVSKVQELQMTTVDDKNVLNLSVQGNFDDCQKVIKDLFADLDFKGKHHLRAINSINFVRILAQTVYYFYAYFRAQESAGTKKINVSVPSGNFGNIFSGFLAKKMGLPIHKLIIATNENNILERFVKTGEYKPGDFKSTYSPSMDIQVASNFERYLYYFLGEDAAKVSEYMNNLKTEGRIVISAEDLQRVQQDFEALGASNEQCLDLIKKYKAEYDYLLDPHTACGIAAYEAYNGADEVCVTFATAHPAKFDEAIRLVDIQQEFPAPIEQLFSKPQHQQVVEHDEAEIVRQLEAFYV; translated from the coding sequence ATGAGATATATAAGCACTAGAGGTCAAGTAGAAGCTAAGGGATTTATTGATACCGTGCTCATGGGGTTAGCTGACGATGGCGGTTTGATGGTACCGGAGCAGATTCCGGTGGTGCCTGCGGCTACGCTGGAGCAATGGGCAACATTGAGCTACAGAGAGCTGCTGCTGAAAGTTTTTGCGCTGTATATCAATGATGAAATTCCTCGTGAAGATTTGGAGCAGCTGGTGGAACGCAGTTATGCAAGCTTCCGTCACCCGGAAGTTACGCCAGTGAAGAAGATTAACGAATCTCTGTCTATTCTGGAGCTGTTCCATGGCCCTACGTTTGCGTTCAAGGATGTGGCGCTGCAATTTATGGGTGAATTTTATTCCTATGTATCCAAAAAGCAGAATGAGATCATTCACATTTTGGGCGCAACCTCAGGCGATACCGGGGCGGCAGCCATTCAGGGCGTGCGTGGCAAGGAAGGCATTAAAATCTGTATTTTGCATCCGCATCAAAAGGTGAGCAAGGTACAGGAGCTGCAAATGACGACGGTTGACGATAAAAATGTACTCAATCTGTCTGTACAAGGAAACTTTGACGATTGTCAAAAAGTCATCAAGGACCTGTTTGCAGATCTCGATTTCAAAGGCAAGCATCATCTGCGTGCGATTAATTCGATTAACTTTGTGCGTATTTTGGCGCAGACGGTATATTACTTCTATGCCTATTTCCGGGCGCAGGAGTCTGCGGGTACGAAGAAGATCAATGTCAGCGTGCCATCCGGCAACTTTGGCAATATTTTTTCCGGCTTTCTCGCGAAGAAAATGGGTCTGCCGATCCATAAGCTGATCATTGCAACGAATGAAAATAATATTTTGGAGCGCTTCGTGAAGACAGGCGAATACAAACCGGGCGACTTCAAAAGCACATACAGTCCTTCCATGGACATTCAGGTGGCAAGCAATTTCGAAAGATATCTGTACTACTTCCTCGGAGAAGATGCAGCCAAGGTATCGGAATACATGAATAACCTCAAAACCGAGGGGCGGATTGTGATCAGTGCAGAGGATTTGCAACGGGTACAGCAGGATTTTGAAGCTCTCGGTGCTTCGAATGAGCAGTGTCTGGACCTGATCAAAAAATACAAGGCCGAATACGATTATTTGCTGGACCCGCATACAGCTTGCGGTATTGCTGCGTATGAGGCGTATAATGGAGCGGATGAAGTATGTGTGACCTTTGCGACAGCGCATCCGGCCAAATTCGATGAAGCCATCCGTCTGGTGGATATTCAGCAGGAGTTCCCGGCGCCAATTGAACAATTGTTCTCCAAGCCACAGCACCAGCAGGTGGTAGAGCATGACGAGGCAGAAATCGTGCGTCAGCTTGAAGCCTTTTATGTGTAG
- a CDS encoding helix-turn-helix domain-containing protein produces the protein MAKKVVVKINEITRKHNISLRELSRLSDVRHAALSELQSGKRESINFNHIERIAEAMNIEDIREIIDLVEIEEKE, from the coding sequence ATGGCAAAGAAAGTAGTTGTGAAAATAAACGAAATTACGAGAAAACACAATATTTCCTTGAGAGAACTCTCACGTTTATCTGATGTACGACACGCTGCTCTAAGCGAACTTCAATCAGGTAAACGTGAAAGCATTAATTTTAATCATATTGAAAGAATAGCCGAAGCCATGAATATTGAAGATATTCGGGAGATTATTGATTTGGTTGAGATAGAAGAAAAGGAATAG
- a CDS encoding VanZ family protein, translating to MIQSYLFPVSYAFLAFPFAALLFTLPFLIVQYRRHGYIHKARAWLLYLMLLYLMNAFFLVILPLPSSRHNAALAGGALQFIPLQFIHDIVRETSVSPAHPSGYLHVLKERAFLQVAFNVLMTVPFGIFLRYYFRARWGWCLILSFTLSLFFEVTQLTGLYGFFDHAYRVFDVDDLMANTLGGMLGFLLGEWFSRFLPRLEHLDKHLDITTKRVSYTRRGVAFFLDSIVWTGLLGIMESLHVPAAFWVTSGVYFMVVPYLTNGRTPGKWLVRIHLTGTGKRISLWGLIKRYSLLYWLYFGLNYVLGGPVLWSQVSPWVSVLISLLLLVMNGWFFFHLVIRLFKKGPLFYEELSHTWHQISWPKHYHHPQGDTVDAVEPPGAHMDI from the coding sequence ATGATTCAATCGTATCTGTTTCCTGTTTCATATGCTTTTCTGGCGTTCCCTTTTGCTGCGTTATTGTTTACACTGCCTTTTCTCATCGTGCAATATCGCAGACATGGCTATATTCACAAGGCTAGAGCATGGCTGCTTTATCTGATGCTTTTATACTTGATGAACGCCTTCTTTTTGGTCATTTTACCGCTTCCGTCATCGCGTCATAACGCAGCATTAGCCGGGGGAGCGCTGCAATTCATACCCTTGCAATTCATTCACGACATTGTAAGAGAAACATCGGTCTCACCCGCTCATCCCTCCGGTTATCTTCATGTGCTGAAGGAGCGGGCTTTCCTGCAAGTGGCTTTTAACGTCCTTATGACCGTGCCCTTTGGCATATTCTTGCGTTATTATTTCCGTGCACGATGGGGATGGTGCCTGATTCTGTCCTTTACCTTGTCCCTTTTCTTTGAGGTAACGCAGCTGACAGGATTGTATGGATTTTTCGACCATGCGTATCGCGTGTTCGATGTGGACGACCTGATGGCTAATACATTGGGCGGTATGCTGGGCTTTTTATTGGGCGAATGGTTTTCACGTTTCCTTCCCCGCCTGGAGCATTTGGACAAGCATTTGGACATTACGACCAAGCGGGTATCCTATACGAGACGAGGCGTAGCCTTTTTCCTGGATTCTATCGTTTGGACTGGGCTGCTCGGCATCATGGAATCCCTGCATGTACCTGCTGCTTTCTGGGTTACCAGCGGGGTGTACTTTATGGTCGTGCCTTACCTGACAAATGGGAGAACTCCAGGGAAATGGCTGGTGCGTATTCATCTTACAGGGACGGGAAAACGAATTTCCCTGTGGGGGCTCATCAAGCGCTATAGTCTCTTATACTGGTTGTATTTCGGGCTTAACTATGTGCTGGGTGGTCCTGTGTTATGGTCTCAGGTCTCTCCATGGGTAAGTGTCCTAATCAGCCTCTTATTGCTGGTGATGAACGGATGGTTCTTTTTCCATCTCGTCATACGCCTGTTCAAGAAAGGCCCCTTATTCTACGAAGAGCTTAGTCATACTTGGCATCAGATTAGTTGGCCCAAGCACTATCACCATCCTCAAGGTGACACCGTTGATGCTGTAGAACCACCGGGAGCTCATATGGACATCTAA
- a CDS encoding AAA family ATPase: MYKISRLFINGFKDPSRTVKLNFSREPVSVIYGDNGAGKTTLLKILHALISRDSSILLNENVKEVILYYKVEGGEHERKVRVWKNEVDLDKIELSGINLDDILDEYNWSEFDKAEFKEVSSILFGTSRGISSSTVTISPDIIIDFLERSNFSKEFRTRSRVHSFAFELAEHLRRDKRRRDYSSLNKNSINLNIKHLSLDSINMDSIESILIQRYRLAKRVTNERVQKALFDTLSVALSVDATGIEEAGLTESDSNLIVSNRERLIEALTSSPENALSDQLIRVLQKEKNFTELNNSLLPSLLLKMTSELQSEKSILNSIDFLEDVFNDHLQNGKRLVVNQDGAQIVLKDRSHSLDELSSGEKHLLSLLTLFIIEGSRRNFLLIDEPEISLNIKWQRKLLQLLNELAPDSQIIVASHSPSISGKKANYLVELL, translated from the coding sequence ATGTACAAGATAAGCAGACTATTCATTAATGGTTTTAAAGATCCCAGTAGAACTGTAAAATTAAACTTTTCAAGAGAACCTGTATCTGTTATTTATGGCGATAATGGAGCTGGAAAAACTACCTTGTTAAAGATTTTACATGCACTTATTTCTCGAGACAGTTCCATATTACTTAACGAAAATGTGAAAGAAGTGATTTTGTATTACAAGGTTGAAGGAGGAGAACACGAGAGGAAAGTGAGAGTGTGGAAAAATGAAGTTGATTTGGATAAAATTGAATTATCGGGTATTAATTTAGATGATATACTTGATGAATATAATTGGTCTGAGTTCGACAAGGCAGAGTTTAAAGAGGTGTCTTCTATTTTATTTGGTACTAGTAGAGGAATTAGTTCTTCTACAGTAACTATTAGTCCAGATATTATTATTGATTTTTTAGAGCGGAGCAACTTTTCAAAAGAATTCAGAACACGATCGCGCGTACATTCTTTTGCTTTTGAATTGGCAGAACATTTGAGACGAGATAAAAGAAGAAGGGATTACAGTTCTTTAAATAAAAACTCTATTAATCTTAATATAAAGCATTTGTCATTAGATAGTATTAATATGGACTCTATTGAATCCATACTTATTCAAAGATATAGACTTGCTAAACGTGTAACGAATGAAAGAGTCCAGAAGGCATTGTTTGATACATTATCAGTGGCTCTGAGTGTTGACGCAACAGGAATTGAGGAAGCTGGTCTTACTGAATCTGATTCGAATTTAATAGTTTCTAACAGGGAAAGACTTATTGAGGCATTAACATCATCACCTGAAAATGCACTTAGCGATCAATTAATACGAGTTTTACAGAAAGAAAAAAATTTCACTGAATTAAATAATTCTCTATTACCTAGCTTACTGTTGAAAATGACTTCAGAATTGCAAAGTGAGAAGTCTATTTTGAATTCAATAGATTTTTTGGAAGATGTATTTAATGACCATTTACAAAATGGCAAAAGGCTTGTGGTTAATCAGGATGGGGCTCAAATAGTTCTCAAAGATAGATCACATTCTCTTGATGAATTATCAAGTGGTGAAAAGCATCTTTTATCTTTATTAACACTCTTTATCATTGAGGGAAGCAGACGTAATTTTCTATTAATAGATGAACCAGAGATTTCACTTAATATTAAATGGCAGAGGAAGCTTTTGCAATTATTAAATGAACTTGCTCCTGATTCACAAATAATAGTTGCATCGCATAGCCCTTCAATTTCAGGAAAAAAAGCAAACTATTTAGTAGAATTATTATAG
- a CDS encoding MarR family winged helix-turn-helix transcriptional regulator has translation MLLLLNKQMSSKFERCAGISASRLQLMCKLYQVEEISQTLLQKEVGIDAAAVTRHLKQLEANAMVTRRTKPEDNRVTLVSLTDYGREHMITFMQERTQFVDRLLQSFDEAQRRQLAEMLQVMNGHISDMD, from the coding sequence ATGCTGCTGTTGCTGAACAAGCAGATGAGCTCCAAGTTTGAGCGTTGTGCAGGAATCAGCGCATCCAGATTGCAGCTGATGTGCAAGCTGTATCAGGTGGAGGAGATCAGTCAAACTCTGCTGCAAAAAGAGGTTGGCATCGACGCCGCCGCCGTAACTCGCCATTTGAAGCAGCTTGAAGCGAATGCTATGGTCACACGACGCACCAAGCCGGAGGACAACAGGGTTACCTTGGTAAGCCTGACCGATTATGGCCGTGAGCACATGATCACCTTTATGCAGGAGAGAACGCAGTTTGTGGATCGGCTGCTCCAAAGCTTCGACGAGGCACAGCGGCGACAGCTGGCTGAAATGCTGCAAGTCATGAATGGTCATATTTCCGATATGGACTGA
- the gdhA gene encoding NADP-specific glutamate dehydrogenase: MTIIRSEQSQQAAAEYVQSVFEKVIARNPHENEFHQAVKEILDSLVPVLAKHPKYMQQGLLERLVEPERVITFRVPWVDDAGNVQVNRGFRVQFNSAIGPYKGGLRFHPSVYLGIVKFLGFEQIFKNALTGLPIGGGKGGSDFDPKGKSDNEVMRFTQSFMTELYKYIGPDADVPAGDIGVGGREIGYLFGQYKRIRGGHEGGVLTGKGVHYGGSLTRTEATGYGCVYFVNEMLQAQGSSFEGKRVVVSGSGNVSIYAIEKAQQLGATVVACSDSNGYIYDPEGIDLELVKQIKEVNRLRISEYTKERPGAIYTEGCSGIWSIPCDIALPCATQNEIDEHAAQVLVSNGVKAVGEGANMPSTLQAIEVFLDSGVLFGPAKAANAGGVAVSALEMSQNSMRLSWTFEEVDAKLHDIMKNIYANSVKAAEEYGVPGNLVVGANIAGFVRVADAMLSHGIV, encoded by the coding sequence GTGACCATTATCCGTTCAGAGCAGAGTCAACAGGCAGCAGCCGAATATGTGCAGTCCGTTTTTGAAAAGGTTATCGCGCGCAATCCTCATGAAAATGAATTTCATCAGGCCGTCAAAGAAATATTGGATTCGTTGGTTCCCGTGCTGGCTAAGCATCCCAAGTATATGCAACAGGGGCTTTTGGAACGGCTGGTGGAGCCGGAGCGTGTCATTACCTTCCGTGTGCCTTGGGTGGATGATGCAGGGAATGTACAGGTCAACCGCGGCTTCCGCGTACAGTTTAACAGTGCGATTGGGCCTTATAAAGGTGGACTTCGCTTCCATCCGTCTGTATATCTGGGAATCGTCAAATTTTTGGGCTTTGAGCAAATTTTCAAGAATGCATTGACAGGTCTCCCCATTGGGGGTGGCAAAGGCGGCTCCGATTTTGATCCCAAAGGGAAATCAGATAACGAAGTTATGCGCTTTACACAAAGCTTCATGACCGAGCTGTACAAATATATCGGCCCGGATGCCGACGTTCCGGCAGGGGATATTGGGGTAGGCGGCCGTGAGATTGGTTACCTGTTCGGGCAGTACAAGCGGATTCGCGGAGGGCATGAAGGCGGTGTCCTGACAGGTAAAGGGGTTCATTACGGAGGTAGCCTCACGCGTACAGAAGCGACAGGCTACGGCTGTGTGTACTTTGTAAATGAGATGCTGCAGGCTCAGGGATCGTCCTTTGAAGGTAAGCGAGTGGTCGTGTCGGGCTCGGGGAATGTATCCATTTATGCGATTGAAAAGGCACAGCAGCTCGGTGCTACAGTCGTTGCCTGTAGTGATTCGAATGGCTACATTTATGATCCCGAAGGCATTGATTTGGAATTGGTGAAGCAGATCAAAGAAGTAAACCGTCTGCGGATTAGCGAGTATACCAAAGAGCGTCCAGGCGCAATATATACAGAGGGCTGTTCCGGCATCTGGTCGATTCCATGCGATATCGCACTGCCATGTGCCACACAGAACGAAATTGACGAGCATGCAGCACAGGTGCTGGTGAGCAATGGCGTAAAAGCTGTGGGTGAAGGTGCCAATATGCCATCCACGCTACAAGCAATTGAAGTATTTTTGGACAGTGGAGTACTGTTTGGGCCAGCCAAAGCTGCCAATGCAGGCGGGGTTGCGGTCTCTGCGCTCGAAATGTCACAGAATAGCATGCGCTTATCATGGACCTTTGAGGAAGTGGACGCCAAGCTGCATGATATTATGAAAAATATCTATGCCAACAGCGTGAAGGCGGCTGAGGAATACGGCGTGCCAGGCAATCTGGTTGTCGGTGCGAACATCGCTGGATTCGTTCGTGTGGCTGACGCTATGCTGTCCCACGGGATTGTCTAA
- a CDS encoding TldD/PmbA family protein — MNIQQFQEALFTKGREIGYADMEIYYVNGRSTSVKVLKGEIDQYTIVENGGLSFRGVINGKMGYASTEKLEPDVIDFLLEEARSNADILESEEQDELFEGSESYLEQPAYTAELADTAPEILIEAALEMERTALAADPRIVMARHCSVSIRENEVLIANTKGLHCHRRKSLATAYVYVIATEHNETVTGGWHDYSLRSVEEIDIADVAHRAVQEAVSRLGAHTIQSDNYPVIFRHDAAAQLLAAYTTVFSAESVDKGFSRLAGKLGQKVASEHITLMDDPLMENVPAGSTFDAEGSATRRNEIIKDGELRTYFHNRKTARKAGVQSTSNASKGSYNGKIGVSYHNLYVEPGTSTLEDMIRRMDRGLMIVELQGLHAGTNTASGNFSLACLGYWIEQGQVVRAVNQITVSGNFFDVLQQVEEVGNDLRFTGSCTSPSLKLASLSISGS, encoded by the coding sequence ATGAATATTCAGCAATTTCAGGAAGCGTTGTTCACGAAAGGCCGGGAAATCGGCTACGCGGATATGGAAATCTATTATGTGAATGGACGTTCTACCTCGGTAAAGGTGTTGAAGGGAGAAATCGACCAATATACAATCGTCGAAAACGGTGGACTTTCCTTCCGGGGCGTCATTAACGGGAAAATGGGCTACGCCTCTACGGAGAAGCTGGAACCGGACGTAATCGACTTTTTATTGGAAGAAGCCCGCAGCAACGCGGATATATTGGAGAGCGAGGAGCAGGATGAGCTGTTCGAGGGCTCTGAAAGCTACCTTGAGCAGCCTGCCTATACCGCCGAGCTGGCCGACACCGCACCCGAGATACTTATCGAGGCTGCGCTGGAAATGGAGCGCACAGCGCTTGCCGCAGACCCACGGATTGTGATGGCTCGGCATTGCTCGGTCAGCATTCGTGAAAATGAGGTCCTGATTGCTAACACAAAGGGACTGCATTGCCATCGCCGCAAAAGCCTGGCGACCGCATATGTATACGTCATTGCAACAGAACATAATGAGACGGTTACCGGAGGCTGGCATGATTATTCCCTGCGAAGTGTGGAAGAAATCGATATTGCGGATGTGGCCCACAGGGCGGTACAAGAGGCTGTTTCCCGTCTGGGCGCTCACACGATTCAATCGGATAACTATCCGGTCATTTTCCGTCATGATGCAGCAGCGCAATTGCTGGCTGCGTATACGACGGTATTTTCAGCGGAGTCGGTGGATAAAGGCTTTTCGCGATTGGCTGGGAAACTGGGGCAAAAGGTGGCAAGCGAGCATATCACGTTGATGGATGATCCGCTTATGGAGAACGTTCCGGCAGGCAGTACGTTTGATGCCGAAGGCAGCGCAACGCGCCGCAACGAGATTATCAAGGACGGGGAACTGCGGACGTATTTCCATAACCGCAAGACGGCCCGCAAGGCCGGGGTGCAGAGTACCTCTAATGCTTCCAAGGGCAGCTATAACGGCAAAATCGGTGTGTCATATCATAATCTGTATGTGGAACCAGGCACCTCTACGTTGGAGGATATGATTCGCAGGATGGATCGCGGGTTGATGATCGTTGAGCTGCAAGGACTGCATGCGGGCACAAATACAGCGTCCGGTAATTTTTCGCTGGCTTGTCTGGGATACTGGATTGAGCAGGGGCAAGTGGTTAGAGCGGTCAATCAGATTACCGTATCTGGCAACTTCTTTGACGTGCTACAGCAGGTAGAGGAGGTTGGCAATGATTTGCGTTTTACGGGAAGCTGCACTTCACCTTCACTCAAGCTGGCTTCACTCTCGATTTCGGGCTCATAA
- a CDS encoding DUF4435 domain-containing protein — MKYNIDEALVAARMASVPLVVVEGHDDIQFYENLLMDLNKEADVLAIDTFENYAEGCDSVIKAVEHVQQQITDNPDLFNYFLGIIDRDARYFRDEIPVDLKGLLVLKYYSFESHLIADHNIKSILPLITSINQSVLTSEIISFLKSGFNDIKQELYYLSLEALKNACVKDYTSILGYSESEGKIADNNSRRYLYNEVVIKKRELDDFADGFGLNINKLRLIVKGKWLLQAFSNSILEKINELPIFCFQHAQKKCQYCASGQSNKCLWKTREKYRYNQIANLMMSSYDENEVSYIRSRLNMLGNIGEGEMERQVS; from the coding sequence ATGAAATATAATATTGATGAAGCATTAGTTGCTGCAAGAATGGCAAGTGTTCCTCTTGTTGTAGTTGAAGGCCATGACGATATACAGTTTTATGAGAATTTGTTAATGGATTTAAACAAAGAAGCAGATGTTTTGGCTATAGATACTTTTGAAAATTATGCAGAAGGTTGTGATTCCGTAATAAAAGCAGTTGAACATGTCCAGCAGCAAATTACGGACAACCCTGATTTATTCAACTATTTTTTGGGTATTATAGACAGGGATGCTAGATACTTTAGAGATGAGATACCTGTAGATCTAAAAGGGTTGTTAGTTCTGAAGTATTACTCCTTTGAAAGCCATCTTATAGCTGATCATAATATAAAGTCTATACTTCCACTTATCACATCAATAAATCAAAGTGTTCTTACTTCAGAAATAATAAGTTTTCTAAAGTCTGGATTTAATGATATTAAACAAGAATTATACTACCTATCTTTAGAAGCATTAAAAAATGCATGTGTAAAAGATTATACTTCTATTTTAGGGTATTCTGAAAGTGAAGGTAAAATTGCTGATAATAATTCTCGTAGGTATCTGTATAATGAAGTTGTTATTAAAAAACGGGAGTTGGATGATTTTGCTGATGGATTCGGTTTGAATATAAACAAGCTTCGTCTCATAGTGAAAGGAAAGTGGCTTCTTCAGGCGTTCTCAAATAGCATTTTAGAGAAAATTAATGAACTACCGATTTTTTGTTTCCAGCACGCTCAAAAGAAATGCCAATACTGTGCCAGCGGACAATCTAATAAATGTCTATGGAAAACTAGGGAAAAATATCGTTATAACCAAATAGCCAATTTAATGATGAGTAGTTATGATGAAAATGAAGTGTCGTATATACGATCTAGGCTCAATATGCTGGGTAATATTGGTGAGGGGGAAATGGAACGACAAGTTTCTTGA
- a CDS encoding TldD/PmbA family protein, translating into MIHPTQIQDMLQAALETGGDFAEVFVEDRTNGQLGMTGGVVDTALSGRDFGIGIRIMKEHFSVYAYTSDMSEQSLIRLTKSAAKAIRGGGAPGTQPITLHPHAISNHHPIAIIPDGSQKRAKIDMMRRAHEAASQYDPSITQTSIGISNSIQNVLIANSNGLLVEDTRTYTRMRISAIATAGEHRQSGFRGPGAYAGTEFLENLNIEENARHAARIASTMVKAGYAPSGRLPVVIENGFGGVLFHEACGHGLESTAVAHGTSVFANKIGQQVASPLVTAVDNGTIPNAWGSLNIDDEGAPTQRNVLIENGILKGYLIDRMGSRQMGVPATGSGRRQSYKFAPASRMNNTFIANGASTREEIIANTEYGIYAKSLGGGSVNTSTSEFNFAVEEAYMIRNGKIAEPVKGATLIGKGIETLQNIDMVGNNLDHGQGMCGSVSGSLPVNCGQPTIRVSEMTVGGRKGE; encoded by the coding sequence ATGATACATCCAACACAGATTCAGGATATGCTGCAAGCCGCGCTGGAGACGGGCGGAGATTTTGCAGAGGTGTTCGTCGAGGACCGTACCAATGGACAACTGGGCATGACTGGGGGAGTCGTGGATACGGCGCTGTCAGGCCGGGATTTTGGGATTGGCATTCGGATCATGAAGGAGCATTTTTCGGTGTATGCCTACACCAGCGACATGAGCGAACAGAGCCTGATTCGATTGACAAAATCGGCAGCCAAGGCCATTCGTGGGGGTGGGGCGCCAGGTACACAACCGATTACACTCCATCCTCATGCTATCTCTAACCACCATCCGATTGCCATCATACCTGACGGATCACAGAAGCGCGCCAAGATCGACATGATGAGACGGGCGCATGAGGCGGCAAGTCAATACGATCCTTCCATCACGCAAACCTCCATTGGGATTAGCAACTCGATTCAGAACGTACTGATCGCCAATAGCAATGGACTACTGGTGGAGGATACCCGCACGTATACACGCATGAGAATAAGCGCTATTGCGACAGCTGGGGAGCATAGACAATCTGGGTTCCGTGGGCCGGGAGCGTATGCGGGGACTGAATTCCTGGAGAATCTGAATATCGAAGAAAATGCGAGACACGCCGCTCGTATTGCGTCTACGATGGTCAAAGCGGGATATGCGCCTAGCGGCAGACTGCCTGTCGTGATTGAGAATGGCTTCGGCGGCGTGCTTTTTCACGAGGCGTGCGGACACGGGCTGGAATCTACAGCGGTGGCCCATGGAACGTCCGTGTTCGCGAATAAGATCGGGCAGCAGGTGGCTTCACCGCTGGTCACGGCTGTGGACAACGGAACGATTCCGAACGCGTGGGGCTCGCTCAATATCGATGATGAAGGAGCGCCGACACAGCGCAACGTACTGATTGAGAACGGCATTTTAAAAGGATATCTGATCGACCGAATGGGCTCGCGCCAGATGGGTGTACCTGCGACAGGATCAGGACGAAGACAATCCTATAAATTCGCGCCTGCATCCCGTATGAACAATACGTTTATTGCGAACGGAGCTTCGACACGTGAAGAGATCATTGCCAATACGGAGTACGGGATCTATGCCAAATCGCTGGGCGGCGGTTCGGTGAATACTTCGACGAGCGAGTTTAATTTTGCAGTCGAAGAGGCGTATATGATTCGCAACGGTAAAATTGCTGAGCCGGTTAAAGGCGCAACGCTGATCGGCAAAGGAATTGAAACCCTGCAAAATATTGATATGGTCGGCAACAATCTGGATCATGGTCAGGGCATGTGCGGCTCGGTCAGCGGAAGTCTTCCGGTCAACTGTGGACAGCCGACGATTCGCGTGTCTGAAATGACCGTCGGCGGACGGAAGGGGGAATAA